A section of the Methanocaldococcus sp. FS406-22 genome encodes:
- a CDS encoding ABC transporter permease: MSSKDLILKAVLPIAVVVAWEILAIYINNPVILPRVEAVVNVLTHPFEGILGTGSLIDNTIVSIKRVLGGFLLASAVAIPLGILMGYYRTINSLCDTLIELLRPIPPLAWVPLSLAWFGLGEMSMIFIIFIGAFFPILINTISGVKSVPTPLIEAALTLGAKGRDILIKVVIPASSPSILTGLRVGAGIAWMCVVAAEMLPSSNAGLGYLIMYAYSLSRMDVVIACMIIIGLIGLVLDRGLRYIEDKYFVWRKMMK, encoded by the coding sequence ATAAGTTCGAAAGATTTAATATTAAAAGCAGTTCTTCCAATAGCAGTTGTTGTTGCATGGGAGATTTTGGCGATATATATAAATAATCCCGTCATCTTACCAAGGGTTGAAGCCGTTGTTAATGTCTTAACACATCCATTCGAAGGAATTTTAGGAACTGGAAGCTTAATAGACAATACAATAGTTAGTATAAAAAGGGTTTTAGGTGGTTTTTTATTAGCTTCAGCTGTAGCAATACCCTTAGGAATATTGATGGGTTACTATAGAACAATAAACAGCTTATGTGACACATTAATAGAACTGCTAAGACCAATTCCACCATTAGCTTGGGTTCCTCTATCGTTAGCATGGTTTGGATTAGGAGAGATGTCAATGATATTCATTATATTTATTGGAGCATTTTTCCCAATATTGATAAACACAATATCCGGGGTTAAAAGTGTCCCAACTCCTTTGATTGAAGCGGCTTTAACATTAGGGGCTAAAGGAAGGGATATTCTAATAAAAGTTGTTATTCCAGCATCATCTCCAAGTATCTTAACTGGGCTGAGAGTTGGGGCAGGAATTGCATGGATGTGTGTTGTTGCTGCTGAAATGCTTCCATCAAGTAACGCTGGTTTAGGGTATCTAATTATGTATGCTTACTCACTGAGCAGAATGGATGTTGTTATCGCTTGCATGATAATTATTGGATTAATCGGGCTTGTATTGGATAGAGGACTAAGATATATTGAGGACAAATACTTTGTATGGAGAAAGATGATGAAATAA